The proteins below are encoded in one region of Clostridium fermenticellae:
- the rplQ gene encoding 50S ribosomal protein L17 encodes MARQRKLGRPTDQRKAMLRNLVTSFLKHGKIQTTQTRAIETKNLAEKMITLAKRGDLHARRQVLSFITEEEVVKNLFNDVAAKYAERNGGYTRMYKMGPRRGDAAELVILELV; translated from the coding sequence ATGGCAAGACAACGTAAATTAGGTCGTCCGACTGATCAGAGAAAAGCAATGCTTAGAAATCTCGTTACTAGTTTTCTAAAGCATGGGAAAATACAAACAACTCAAACTAGAGCAATAGAAACAAAAAATTTAGCTGAAAAAATGATCACTCTTGCAAAAAGAGGAGATCTTCATGCTAGAAGACAGGTTCTTTCTTTCATAACTGAAGAAGAAGTTGTTAAAAATCTATTTAATGATGTAGCTGCTAAGTATGCTGAAAGAAATGGTGGATATACTAGAATGTATAAAATGGGACCAAGAAGAGGCGACGCTGCAGAATTAGTTATACTAGAGTTAGTATAA
- a CDS encoding energy-coupling factor transporter ATPase encodes MDENMITCRDLSYEYQGSSENKIKLALENITLEVKKGEFLVILGRNGSGKSTVAKLMNALLTPSSGKMYIDGLDTSKEENVWKVRNKAGMVFQNPDNQIVATIVEEDVAFGPENLGVPSEEIRKRVDQSLKRVNMYEYRRHAPHLLSGGQKQRVAIAGVLAMMPECIIFDESTAMLDPSGRKEVMNTIKDLNKNYGITIIFITHYMEEAAEADRIIVIDEGKLALEGSPRTVFSQVEKMKSLGLDVPQVTELSYELRRNGVNLSKDILTIDEMVNELCQLR; translated from the coding sequence ATGGATGAAAATATGATAACATGTAGAGATCTATCATATGAGTATCAAGGTAGTAGTGAAAATAAGATTAAACTAGCACTAGAAAATATTACTCTTGAAGTAAAAAAAGGTGAATTTTTAGTTATCCTAGGTAGAAATGGATCAGGAAAATCAACTGTGGCGAAACTCATGAATGCACTCTTGACTCCATCATCCGGGAAAATGTATATAGATGGTTTAGATACATCGAAAGAAGAAAATGTATGGAAGGTTAGAAATAAAGCCGGTATGGTTTTTCAAAATCCAGATAATCAGATAGTTGCAACAATAGTTGAGGAAGATGTAGCTTTTGGACCTGAAAACTTAGGAGTCCCATCGGAAGAAATTAGAAAAAGGGTAGATCAGTCACTAAAAAGGGTTAATATGTATGAATATAGAAGACATGCACCACATCTTTTATCTGGTGGACAAAAGCAGAGGGTTGCAATAGCTGGAGTATTAGCTATGATGCCTGAATGTATAATATTTGATGAATCGACAGCAATGTTAGATCCATCTGGTAGAAAAGAAGTAATGAATACTATAAAAGATCTCAACAAAAATTATGGTATAACTATTATATTCATAACTCATTATATGGAGGAAGCGGCTGAGGCCGATAGAATAATAGTTATAGATGAGGGAAAATTAGCACTGGAAGGTTCCCCTAGGACAGTATTTAGTCAAGTAGAGAAGATGAAGTCTTTGGGACTTGATGTACCTCAAGTTACAGAATTATCATATGAACTGAGGAGAAATGGTGTTAATTTAAGTAAAGATATATTAACTATAGATGAGATGGTGAATGAATTATGTCAATTAAGATAG
- a CDS encoding energy-coupling factor transporter ATPase: MSIKIENLTHIYMKGSPFEKKALDNVNITINDGEFVALIGHTGSGKSTLIQHINGLLKPYSGKIIIDDTDITQKNVNLNFIRKKVGLVFQYPEYQLFEETVEKDIAFGPNNLGLSNDEINVRVKRAMDMVGLNYEKYKSKSPFDLSGGQKRRVAIAGVVAMEPKILILDEPTAGLDPKGRDDILGQIKKLHKEYNMTIILVSHSMEDVAKLADRILVMDKGTCILDGTPSKVFKEIDTLESVGLAVPQVTYLARKLKGKGFDVSDNIFTVEQAKNEILRILKNDGRAKK, encoded by the coding sequence ATGTCAATTAAGATAGAAAATTTGACTCATATATACATGAAAGGGTCACCCTTTGAGAAAAAAGCACTTGATAATGTAAATATAACTATAAATGATGGGGAATTTGTTGCGTTAATAGGGCATACTGGTTCTGGAAAATCTACATTGATTCAACATATAAATGGACTTTTAAAACCTTATTCCGGGAAAATAATAATAGATGATACGGATATAACTCAAAAAAATGTAAATCTCAACTTTATTAGAAAAAAAGTGGGACTTGTATTCCAATATCCTGAATATCAGCTTTTTGAAGAGACTGTTGAAAAAGACATTGCTTTTGGTCCAAATAACTTGGGACTAAGTAATGATGAGATAAACGTAAGAGTAAAAAGGGCTATGGATATGGTAGGACTTAATTATGAAAAATATAAAAGTAAGTCACCATTTGACTTAAGTGGTGGACAAAAGCGTAGGGTAGCTATAGCTGGTGTAGTTGCTATGGAGCCAAAGATTCTTATTTTAGATGAACCTACTGCAGGACTTGATCCAAAAGGAAGAGATGATATTTTAGGACAAATAAAAAAACTTCATAAAGAATACAATATGACTATCATATTGGTATCACATAGTATGGAGGATGTTGCTAAGCTGGCAGATAGAATACTTGTTATGGATAAAGGGACCTGTATACTTGATGGAACACCTTCAAAGGTATTCAAAGAAATTGATACATTAGAAAGCGTTGGTCTTGCTGTGCCGCAAGTGACGTATCTTGCAAGAAAACTTAAGGGTAAGGGCTTCGATGTATCAGATAATATATTTACTGTAGAACAGGCAAAGAATGAGATATTAAGGATATTAAAAAATGATGGGAGAGCTAAAAAATGA
- a CDS encoding energy-coupling factor transporter transmembrane component T family protein, with amino-acid sequence MIKDITIGQYIPGNSFIHKLDPRVKILISLVYIVDLFLVNNFKGYAFIVLFTFITIYISKVPISYIYKGLKPVFILVLITALLNLFMTGGTGTPLYHWKFISIYKEGVVLAVFMVLRLVFLIIGTSLLTLTTSPIELTDGIEKLLSPFKKIGIPAHELAMMMTIALRFIPTLMDETDKIMKAQMARGADFESGNLAHRAKSLIPILVPLFISSFRRADELAMAMEARCYRGGEGRTRMKQLKLSNRDFSASFCVFVLVFISIWSRMWK; translated from the coding sequence ATGATCAAAGATATTACAATAGGCCAGTACATACCGGGCAATTCTTTTATTCATAAACTAGATCCAAGAGTTAAAATATTAATATCTTTAGTTTATATAGTTGATCTGTTTTTAGTAAATAACTTCAAAGGATATGCATTCATAGTGTTATTTACATTTATAACTATATACATATCTAAAGTACCTATTAGTTATATTTACAAAGGATTAAAGCCTGTATTTATTTTGGTTTTGATAACTGCATTACTGAATTTATTCATGACTGGAGGAACCGGTACCCCTTTATATCACTGGAAATTTATATCTATATATAAAGAAGGAGTGGTACTTGCAGTATTTATGGTTTTAAGGCTTGTATTCCTCATAATTGGAACATCACTTTTAACACTTACTACATCGCCAATTGAGCTCACGGATGGAATAGAGAAATTGCTCAGTCCATTTAAAAAAATAGGAATACCAGCACATGAACTTGCAATGATGATGACAATTGCACTCAGATTTATACCAACTTTAATGGATGAAACAGATAAAATAATGAAGGCCCAGATGGCAAGAGGGGCTGATTTTGAGTCTGGAAATCTTGCTCATAGAGCTAAAAGTTTGATACCCATACTTGTACCACTTTTTATAAGCTCTTTCAGAAGGGCAGATGAACTTGCTATGGCTATGGAGGCAAGGTGTTATAGAGGTGGAGAAGGCAGAACGAGGATGAAACAACTAAAGCTCTCAAATAGGGATTTCTCTGCATCATTTTGTGTTTTTGTGTTAGTGTTTATTTCTATATGGAGCAGGATGTGGAAGTAA